A single region of the Bacillus cereus genome encodes:
- the hrcA gene encoding heat-inducible transcriptional repressor HrcA, translating to MLTERQLLILQTIIDDFIGSAQPVGSRTLAKKEEITFSSATIRNEMADLEELGFIEKTHSSSGRVPSEKGYRFYVDHLLAPQNLPNDEIVQIKDLFAERIFEAEKVAQQSAQILSELTNYTAIVLGPKLSTNKLKNVQIVPLDRQTAVAIIVTDTGHVQSKTITVPESVDLSDLEKMVNILNEKLSGVPMSELHNKIFKEIVTVLRGYVHNYDSAIKMLDGTFQVPLSEKIYFGGKANMLSQPEFHDIQKVRSLLTMIDNEAEFYDILRHKQVGIQVKIGRENSSIAMEDCSLISATYSIGEEQLGTIAILGPTRMQYSRVISLLQLFTRQFTDGLKK from the coding sequence ATGCTTACGGAACGTCAGCTCTTAATTTTACAAACAATTATTGATGACTTTATTGGATCAGCGCAGCCCGTTGGGTCTAGAACGTTGGCTAAAAAAGAGGAAATTACATTTAGTTCAGCTACTATTCGAAATGAAATGGCTGATTTAGAAGAATTAGGTTTTATTGAAAAAACGCATAGTTCTTCTGGACGTGTTCCTTCTGAGAAAGGATACCGATTTTATGTAGACCATCTTTTAGCACCACAAAACTTACCGAACGATGAGATTGTACAAATTAAAGATTTATTTGCTGAAAGAATTTTTGAAGCAGAAAAAGTTGCACAGCAATCTGCTCAAATTTTATCAGAGCTTACGAACTATACGGCTATTGTTCTTGGGCCTAAGTTAAGTACAAATAAACTTAAAAACGTACAAATCGTACCGCTTGATCGTCAAACAGCAGTCGCTATTATTGTAACGGATACAGGGCATGTACAAAGTAAAACGATTACCGTTCCGGAATCTGTTGATTTATCAGATTTAGAAAAAATGGTTAATATTTTAAATGAAAAGCTATCGGGTGTACCTATGTCGGAACTTCATAATAAGATCTTTAAAGAGATTGTTACGGTCTTGCGTGGGTATGTTCATAATTACGATAGTGCAATAAAAATGTTAGATGGTACATTTCAAGTTCCTTTATCGGAAAAGATATACTTTGGAGGAAAAGCAAATATGCTTTCGCAACCAGAGTTCCATGACATTCAAAAAGTAAGGTCCTTGCTGACGATGATTGATAACGAAGCTGAGTTTTATGATATTTTGCGTCATAAACAAGTTGGTATTCAAGTGAAAATTGGCAGGGAAAATTCTTCAATAGCTATGGAAGATTGTAGTTTAATTTCTGCAACGTATTCAATTGGAGAAGAGCAACTAGGAACAATTGCGATTTTAGGTCCGACGAGAATGCAATATTCTCGTGTAATTAGTTTGTTGCAGTTATTTACAAGACAATTTACAGACGGACTTAAAAAATAA
- the hemW gene encoding radical SAM family heme chaperone HemW — protein MVQAAYIHIPFCQHICHYCDFNKVFIERQPVDQYLEYLEKEIINTVQKVPFDSMKTIFVGGGTPTALNMEQTKKLLDIINRRLRPFAPNCELTFEANPGDLPKEKLNLLLEGGVNRISFGVQTFRDELLEKIGRKHTREDAFVAIREAQDVGFTNINVDIIYALPGQTIEDVKETLDIAFTLGVQHFSAYSLIVEPKTVFYNLMNKGKLRLPGEDHEAKMYEMVMDEMEKHGYSQYEISNFSKGDNESRHNLTYWNNEEYYGFGAGAHSYVNGERIQNVGPLKQYFTKIDETGFPYLDVHAVTEKERMEEELFLGLRKTKGVSKIAFQKKFNMEMDQVFAKQLQSNQEQGLLEERDGYVRLTRKGKLLGNEVFQSFLID, from the coding sequence TTGGTACAAGCTGCATATATTCATATTCCATTTTGTCAGCATATTTGTCACTATTGTGATTTTAATAAAGTGTTTATTGAACGCCAGCCGGTAGATCAATATTTAGAGTATTTAGAGAAAGAAATAATAAACACGGTTCAAAAAGTACCGTTTGATAGTATGAAAACGATTTTTGTTGGTGGAGGAACGCCGACAGCATTAAATATGGAACAGACAAAAAAACTACTCGATATCATTAATCGTCGTTTGCGTCCGTTTGCTCCGAATTGTGAATTAACGTTTGAAGCGAATCCAGGTGACTTACCGAAAGAGAAGTTGAACTTATTACTAGAAGGTGGAGTAAACCGAATTAGTTTTGGTGTGCAAACGTTTCGTGATGAGCTACTTGAGAAGATTGGACGTAAACATACGAGGGAAGATGCGTTTGTAGCAATTCGAGAAGCGCAGGACGTTGGCTTTACAAATATTAATGTAGATATAATTTATGCTTTGCCAGGACAGACGATAGAAGATGTAAAAGAAACATTAGATATTGCCTTCACGCTTGGTGTACAACATTTCTCAGCGTATTCATTAATTGTGGAACCGAAGACTGTATTTTATAACTTAATGAATAAAGGGAAGTTGAGACTTCCGGGTGAAGACCATGAAGCGAAAATGTATGAAATGGTAATGGATGAAATGGAGAAACATGGTTATAGCCAGTATGAAATTAGCAACTTCTCAAAAGGTGATAATGAAAGTAGACATAATCTCACATACTGGAATAATGAAGAGTATTATGGATTTGGAGCTGGAGCGCATAGTTATGTAAATGGGGAACGTATCCAAAATGTAGGGCCGCTCAAGCAATATTTCACGAAAATTGATGAAACAGGATTTCCGTATTTAGATGTTCACGCAGTGACGGAGAAAGAAAGAATGGAAGAAGAGTTGTTCTTAGGGCTTCGAAAAACAAAAGGTGTGTCTAAAATAGCGTTCCAAAAGAAATTCAATATGGAGATGGATCAAGTTTTCGCGAAGCAGTTACAAAGCAATCAAGAACAAGGATTGCTTGAAGAGAGAGATGGATATGTGCGTTTAACACGAAAAGGAAAATTATTGGGGAATGAAGTGTTCCAATCATTTTTGATTGACTAA
- a CDS encoding winged helix-turn-helix transcriptional regulator, protein MSENIRKDIQGKIQNGNFNCEKELTLSIISGKWKVVILWHLGVEGPHRFSELQRLFPSISHKVLSNQLKELMEDGIVDRTVYPEIPPRVEYYMTELGMSLLPIVEMMYDWGKMRMEQIRNTLEK, encoded by the coding sequence ATGTCCGAAAATATTCGAAAAGATATTCAAGGTAAAATACAAAATGGTAATTTTAATTGTGAAAAGGAATTGACGCTTTCTATTATTAGTGGGAAGTGGAAAGTTGTGATATTGTGGCACTTAGGTGTGGAAGGGCCACATCGTTTTAGTGAATTGCAACGACTATTCCCGAGCATTTCTCATAAAGTTTTGTCGAACCAATTAAAAGAGTTAATGGAGGATGGGATTGTTGATCGAACAGTATATCCAGAAATTCCTCCGCGTGTTGAGTATTATATGACGGAACTAGGCATGTCGCTTTTACCAATCGTTGAAATGATGTATGATTGGGGAAAAATGCGAATGGAACAAATCCGTAATACGTTAGAGAAGTAG
- the lepA gene encoding elongation factor 4, whose amino-acid sequence MNKEERAKRQSKIRNFSIIAHIDHGKSTLADRILEKTNALTQREMKAQLLDSMELERERGITIKLNAVQLTYKAKDGEEYILHLIDTPGHVDFTYEVSRSLAACEGAILVVDAAQGIEAQTLANVYLALDNNLEILPVINKIDLPSADPERVRQEVEDVIGLDASEAVLASAKAGIGIEEILEQIVEKVPAPTGDSEEPLQCMIFDSLYDPYRGVIAYIRVVNGTVKVGDKVRMMATGKEFEVTEVGVFTPKTTQRDELTVGDVGFLAASIKNVGDTRVGDTITHAKRPATEALAGYRKLNPMVFCGLYPIDSARYNDLRDALEKLELNDSALEFEPETSQALGFGFRCGFLGLLHMEIIQERIEREFKIDLITTAPSVIYKVYLTNGEDVIVDNPSNMPDPQSIDRVEEPFVKAAIMVPNDYVGAVMEICQGKRGTFIDMQYLDETRVTLTYDIPLSEIVYDFFDQLKSNTKGYASFDYELIGYKPSKLVKMDILLNNEQVDALSFIVHRDSAYDRGKVIVEKLKELIPRQQFEVPIQATIGNKVVARSTIKAMRKNVLAKCYGGDISRKRKLLDKQKEGKKRMKSVGSVEVPQEAFMAVLKMDDN is encoded by the coding sequence ATGAATAAAGAAGAAAGAGCAAAAAGACAGTCGAAAATTCGTAACTTCTCCATCATTGCTCACATTGACCACGGGAAATCAACGTTGGCAGACCGTATTTTGGAGAAAACAAACGCGTTAACACAGCGCGAAATGAAGGCACAATTACTTGACTCTATGGAGTTAGAGCGTGAGCGCGGTATTACAATTAAATTAAATGCAGTACAATTAACGTATAAAGCGAAAGACGGTGAAGAGTATATTCTTCACTTGATCGATACACCAGGACATGTCGATTTTACGTACGAAGTATCTCGTAGTTTAGCGGCTTGTGAAGGTGCAATTCTTGTTGTGGATGCAGCACAAGGTATTGAAGCGCAAACGTTAGCAAACGTATATTTAGCGCTTGATAACAATTTAGAAATTTTACCAGTTATTAATAAAATCGACTTACCAAGTGCGGACCCAGAACGTGTACGTCAAGAGGTAGAAGATGTAATTGGTTTAGATGCATCAGAAGCAGTACTTGCTTCAGCAAAAGCTGGAATTGGTATTGAAGAAATTTTAGAACAAATCGTTGAAAAAGTACCAGCTCCAACAGGTGATTCAGAAGAGCCGTTACAATGTATGATTTTCGACTCTTTATATGATCCGTATCGTGGTGTAATTGCTTATATCCGTGTTGTAAATGGAACGGTAAAAGTTGGCGATAAAGTACGTATGATGGCAACTGGAAAAGAATTTGAAGTAACAGAAGTAGGTGTGTTTACACCGAAAACAACGCAACGTGACGAGTTAACAGTAGGTGATGTAGGTTTCTTAGCAGCATCTATTAAAAACGTTGGTGATACACGCGTTGGTGATACGATTACACATGCGAAACGTCCAGCTACAGAGGCGTTAGCAGGATATCGTAAGTTAAATCCAATGGTATTCTGTGGTTTATATCCGATTGATTCTGCTCGCTATAACGATTTACGTGATGCATTAGAAAAACTAGAATTGAATGATTCTGCTCTTGAGTTTGAACCAGAAACATCTCAAGCGCTAGGATTTGGTTTCCGTTGTGGTTTCTTAGGACTTCTTCACATGGAAATTATTCAAGAACGTATTGAACGTGAATTTAAGATTGACTTAATTACAACAGCGCCAAGCGTTATTTATAAAGTTTATTTAACAAACGGTGAAGATGTTATTGTTGATAATCCATCTAATATGCCAGATCCACAGTCTATTGATCGTGTAGAAGAGCCGTTTGTGAAGGCTGCAATTATGGTTCCGAATGACTATGTTGGAGCTGTAATGGAAATTTGCCAAGGTAAACGTGGAACGTTTATTGATATGCAGTATTTAGATGAAACACGTGTTACATTGACATATGACATCCCGTTATCAGAAATCGTATATGATTTCTTCGATCAATTGAAATCAAATACGAAAGGATATGCATCATTTGACTACGAGTTAATTGGTTATAAACCATCTAAACTTGTGAAAATGGATATTCTTTTAAATAATGAACAAGTGGATGCTTTATCATTCATCGTGCACCGTGATTCAGCATATGACCGTGGTAAAGTAATCGTAGAGAAATTAAAAGAATTAATTCCAAGACAACAGTTCGAAGTACCAATTCAGGCTACTATCGGAAATAAAGTTGTAGCCCGTTCTACAATTAAAGCGATGCGTAAAAACGTACTTGCAAAATGTTACGGTGGTGACATTTCTCGTAAACGTAAACTTCTTGATAAGCAAAAAGAAGGTAAAAAACGTATGAAGTCTGTTGGTTCTGTAGAAGTACCGCAAGAAGCATTCATGGCTGTACTGAAAATGGATGACAACTAA
- a CDS encoding YqxA family protein: MMDRDDNSWSRFALLCICGTVVCLLMMIAGVGLANHGLKSMKGYRQLSYEQIAHMTGTEGAGAESEILGEAFSAVEKQKQLENLKSFNVVEGIGMAIASVTYDITKFGTDIVVGKLKGIFS, translated from the coding sequence TTGATGGATAGAGATGACAATAGTTGGAGTCGATTTGCGCTCTTGTGTATATGCGGTACAGTCGTATGTTTACTTATGATGATAGCTGGAGTAGGACTCGCTAATCATGGTTTGAAAAGTATGAAGGGATACCGTCAGCTGTCATATGAACAAATTGCTCATATGACAGGAACAGAAGGTGCAGGAGCTGAATCGGAAATTTTGGGCGAGGCATTTTCAGCTGTTGAAAAACAAAAACAGTTAGAAAACTTAAAGAGTTTCAACGTCGTAGAAGGTATTGGTATGGCGATAGCAAGTGTTACTTACGATATAACTAAGTTTGGAACGGATATAGTTGTTGGGAAGCTAAAAGGGATTTTTAGTTAA
- the gpr gene encoding GPR endopeptidase has product MKEPLDLSKYNVRTDLAVEAHQMLQERQEEQKGIQGVIVKEREEEGVTVTKVTIDEIASESMGKKPGNYLTLEVQGIRQQDTELQQKVERIFAKEFSYFLEDVGVSKEASCLIVGLGNWNVTPDALGPIVVENVLVTRHLFQLQPESVEEGFRPVSAIRPGVMGITGIETSDVIYGIIEKTKPDFVIAIDALAARSIERVNSTIQISDTGIHPGSGVGNKRKELSKETLGIPVIAIGVPTVVDAVSITSDTIDFILKHFGREMKEGNKPSRSLLPAGFTFGEKKKLTEEDMPDEKSRNMFLGAIGTLEEEEKRKLIYEVLSPLGHNLMVTPKEVDTFIEDMANVIASGLNAALHHQIDQDNTGAYTH; this is encoded by the coding sequence ATGAAAGAACCATTAGATTTAAGTAAATATAATGTTAGAACCGACCTTGCTGTAGAGGCACATCAAATGTTGCAAGAGCGCCAAGAAGAGCAAAAAGGGATACAAGGAGTTATTGTAAAGGAGAGAGAAGAAGAGGGTGTTACTGTTACGAAAGTAACTATTGATGAAATTGCATCTGAATCGATGGGGAAAAAACCTGGAAATTATTTAACTCTTGAAGTGCAAGGTATACGTCAACAAGATACAGAACTTCAACAAAAAGTAGAGCGTATTTTCGCGAAGGAATTTTCTTATTTCCTAGAGGATGTTGGAGTTTCAAAAGAAGCGAGTTGTTTAATTGTTGGTCTTGGGAATTGGAATGTAACGCCAGATGCGCTCGGACCAATAGTCGTAGAAAACGTACTGGTAACGAGACATTTATTTCAATTACAGCCTGAAAGTGTAGAAGAGGGATTTAGACCTGTTAGTGCAATCCGTCCAGGAGTAATGGGGATTACAGGAATCGAAACGAGTGATGTTATTTATGGGATTATTGAGAAAACGAAACCAGACTTTGTCATCGCAATTGATGCATTAGCTGCGCGCTCTATTGAACGAGTAAATAGCACGATACAAATTTCTGATACAGGAATTCATCCTGGGTCTGGTGTTGGAAATAAACGTAAGGAACTAAGTAAAGAAACGTTAGGTATCCCTGTTATCGCAATAGGTGTTCCGACGGTGGTCGATGCTGTATCGATTACAAGTGATACAATTGATTTCATTTTGAAACATTTTGGACGGGAAATGAAAGAAGGAAACAAACCATCACGCTCTTTATTGCCAGCAGGTTTTACATTTGGAGAAAAGAAAAAATTAACAGAAGAAGATATGCCTGACGAAAAGAGCCGGAATATGTTTTTAGGTGCTATTGGTACGTTAGAAGAAGAAGAAAAGAGAAAATTAATTTATGAAGTGTTATCTCCCCTTGGTCATAATTTAATGGTGACGCCAAAAGAAGTAGATACGTTTATCGAGGATATGGCAAATGTAATAGCAAGTGGTTTAAATGCAGCGCTGCATCATCAAATTGATCAGGATAATACAGGGGCATATACACATTGA
- the rpsT gene encoding 30S ribosomal protein S20, with protein sequence MANIKSAIKRAKLSEERRAHNASIKSDMRSAVKTVEALVTNNDLENAKEAFKTASKKLDKAARKGLIHQNAAARQKSRLAKQVNA encoded by the coding sequence ATGGCAAACATCAAATCTGCTATCAAACGCGCTAAACTTAGCGAAGAGCGTCGTGCACATAACGCTTCTATCAAGTCTGACATGCGTTCTGCTGTTAAAACTGTAGAAGCTTTAGTTACTAATAACGATCTTGAAAATGCTAAAGAAGCTTTCAAAACTGCTTCTAAAAAACTTGACAAAGCAGCTCGTAAAGGTCTTATCCACCAAAACGCTGCAGCTCGTCAAAAATCTCGCTTAGCGAAACAAGTAAACGCGTAA
- the holA gene encoding DNA polymerase III subunit delta, which translates to MSDIHKKIKKKQFAPLYLLYGTEAYFINETIKLITTEALEEEDREFNVVTYDLEEAYLEDVVEDARTLPFFGDRKVILIKSPLFLTAQKEKLEQNIKILEEYIGEPSPFSILVFVAPYEKLDERKKITKLLKKTADVVEANAMQVQDVQKWVVSRAEEAHVYVDNAAVSLLLELVGSNVTMLAKEMDKLTLYVGMGGEITSKLVAELVPKSVEQNVFALTEKVVKKDIAGAMQILDGLFTQQEEPIKLLALLVSQFRLLNQVKELQQRGYGQNQIASHIGVHPYRVKLAMNQTKFFSFEELKRVILELAEADYSMKTGKMDKKLVLEFFLMRLNHL; encoded by the coding sequence ATGAGTGATATACATAAGAAAATTAAAAAGAAACAGTTTGCTCCGTTGTATTTACTGTATGGAACGGAAGCGTATTTTATAAATGAAACGATAAAACTGATTACAACGGAAGCACTTGAAGAGGAAGATCGAGAGTTTAATGTTGTGACATATGATTTGGAAGAAGCGTATTTAGAAGACGTGGTTGAGGATGCACGTACCCTTCCATTCTTTGGAGATCGTAAAGTTATATTAATAAAATCACCATTATTTTTAACGGCACAAAAAGAAAAATTAGAACAAAATATAAAAATTTTAGAAGAATATATCGGAGAACCTTCTCCTTTTTCTATTCTTGTTTTCGTTGCGCCTTATGAAAAATTAGATGAACGAAAAAAAATTACGAAACTATTAAAGAAAACAGCGGATGTAGTAGAAGCGAATGCGATGCAAGTGCAAGATGTCCAGAAGTGGGTTGTTTCTCGTGCGGAAGAGGCGCATGTATATGTTGATAACGCGGCTGTTAGTTTGTTATTAGAGCTTGTGGGAAGTAACGTCACGATGTTGGCGAAGGAAATGGACAAGCTAACGTTATACGTCGGTATGGGCGGGGAAATTACATCGAAACTTGTGGCGGAACTTGTACCAAAATCCGTTGAGCAAAATGTGTTTGCTTTGACAGAAAAAGTGGTAAAAAAAGATATCGCAGGTGCGATGCAAATTTTGGATGGATTATTCACACAGCAGGAAGAACCAATTAAGTTACTCGCATTATTAGTAAGTCAATTCCGTTTGCTGAATCAGGTAAAGGAGTTACAGCAGCGCGGTTATGGACAAAATCAAATTGCTTCCCATATTGGTGTACATCCGTATCGTGTAAAGTTGGCGATGAATCAAACGAAATTTTTCTCTTTTGAAGAATTAAAAAGAGTTATTTTAGAATTAGCGGAAGCTGATTACAGTATGAAGACTGGAAAAATGGATAAGAAACTTGTGCTCGAGTTTTTCTTAATGCGGTTAAATCATCTGTAA
- a CDS encoding YqzM family protein: protein MNNFEQNVQSKRNDAIDSGVGFIVSFGFFATLFIIATVIKFIGS, encoded by the coding sequence ATGAATAATTTTGAACAAAACGTTCAAAGCAAACGCAATGACGCTATTGATTCAGGGGTAGGATTTATCGTCTCATTTGGTTTTTTCGCAACACTTTTCATTATTGCAACTGTTATTAAATTTATCGGTTCTTAA
- a CDS encoding DNA internalization-related competence protein ComEC/Rec2, translated as MQGQSGYVAISFIMGIAIAFSSSYLLTACCFVGYALFYLYRTSHITFIICMLACFSGAMYTAYVQSQNKPLGGSYEVTRGVIQNTPFINGDRLSFQIKDQNEDIVQLNYKIQSASEKEQLRQLFAGIACTFKGEKQEPQTARNFHAFDYRDYLYQQKIHFIFNVIDISECHKTSLSLVQWIFFFRQQAISKVTEIFPEQSGAFMNALLFGDRQQMSFEVEEQYQQFGLIHLLAISGSHIVLLIVIMYFVLLRSGVTKERATVCLIVCIPLYMIIAGASPSVVRASITGVLLLVAFICSVRLSSLDALSITAICMLIYDPYLIFNIGFQFSFVGSFSLLLSAPILLARSNGAIRNAIYISVVSQLVSTPILLYHFGYFSPYSIFLNLLYVPFLSIFVLPCSIVILLCMPIIPFLAKGIAYVLSICLTVSNNFLSYCENFPFIRLTFGQTPLILVIIYCFSIISILVFWEKRISQRIFFMVVGVFLFICTCHYVSPYFRESGSITFLDVGQGDAILIRLPYDKGVYLIDTGGALHIKKEAWQEKKHEFSVGHDILIPFLQKEGIKTIDKLIVTHGDADHIGAAQDLLSFITIKEVVFGRKDQDAVLEKALKKTALAKRVKVSVVGEGEGWRVNEAEFFVLAPKGKEKEGNDSSVVIWAKLGGLTWLFTGDLEEEGERLVVSTYPELRANILKVAHHGSKTSSTDPFLSLVQPSIAIISAGERNRYGHPHKEVIESFKKNGIEIWRTDKQGAISYVFKGEKGTFRSKITYDETHNR; from the coding sequence TTGCAGGGACAATCGGGCTATGTTGCAATCTCGTTTATAATGGGGATTGCAATTGCCTTTTCCTCGTCGTATTTGTTGACTGCTTGTTGTTTCGTTGGTTATGCTTTATTTTATTTGTATCGTACCTCTCATATAACCTTCATCATTTGTATGTTAGCGTGTTTTAGTGGCGCTATGTATACCGCGTATGTTCAAAGTCAAAATAAGCCTCTAGGAGGGTCCTACGAAGTTACACGAGGTGTTATACAAAATACACCTTTTATTAATGGGGATCGCCTTTCTTTTCAAATAAAAGATCAAAATGAGGATATAGTGCAGTTGAACTATAAAATTCAATCTGCATCAGAAAAGGAGCAACTGCGTCAATTATTTGCAGGAATAGCATGTACATTTAAAGGGGAGAAGCAAGAACCGCAAACTGCCAGGAATTTTCATGCTTTTGATTATCGTGATTATTTATACCAGCAAAAAATACATTTTATATTCAATGTGATAGATATTTCTGAATGCCATAAAACATCGTTGTCTCTCGTGCAGTGGATTTTCTTTTTTAGGCAACAAGCAATCTCGAAAGTTACAGAAATATTTCCGGAACAGTCAGGTGCTTTTATGAACGCGTTATTATTTGGAGATCGACAACAAATGTCGTTTGAAGTAGAAGAACAATATCAACAATTTGGTCTTATACATTTGTTGGCAATTTCAGGTTCGCATATCGTATTGCTGATAGTTATAATGTATTTTGTTTTACTAAGAAGTGGTGTAACGAAGGAGAGAGCAACAGTATGTCTTATAGTTTGTATTCCTCTGTATATGATCATAGCAGGTGCATCACCGTCTGTCGTAAGGGCTTCTATAACAGGAGTATTGTTGCTAGTAGCTTTCATATGTTCTGTTCGCTTATCTAGCTTAGATGCATTAAGTATAACTGCTATATGTATGCTTATATACGATCCGTATCTTATTTTCAATATTGGATTCCAGTTTTCATTTGTAGGTAGCTTTTCCTTACTGTTATCTGCTCCAATATTACTAGCGCGTAGTAACGGAGCAATCCGAAATGCGATTTATATTTCTGTTGTTTCACAGCTCGTTAGCACCCCAATTTTGCTATATCATTTTGGTTATTTTTCTCCTTATAGTATTTTCCTCAACCTTTTGTATGTTCCGTTTCTATCTATTTTTGTATTACCCTGTAGCATTGTTATCCTTCTATGTATGCCGATCATTCCATTTCTTGCGAAAGGAATTGCATATGTATTATCGATATGTTTAACCGTTTCTAATAATTTTTTAAGCTACTGTGAAAATTTCCCGTTTATCCGCCTTACTTTCGGTCAAACACCCTTAATTCTTGTGATTATATATTGTTTTAGCATTATTAGCATATTGGTGTTTTGGGAAAAGAGAATATCCCAAAGGATTTTTTTTATGGTTGTAGGCGTATTTCTTTTTATTTGTACGTGTCATTATGTATCACCATATTTTCGCGAAAGTGGGAGTATTACATTTCTTGATGTTGGACAGGGAGATGCGATATTAATTCGTCTCCCGTACGATAAAGGGGTCTATCTTATTGATACAGGTGGAGCGCTTCATATCAAGAAGGAAGCGTGGCAAGAAAAAAAGCATGAATTTTCTGTTGGACATGATATTCTTATTCCTTTTTTACAAAAGGAAGGTATTAAAACAATTGATAAATTAATTGTAACGCATGGAGATGCGGATCATATAGGCGCTGCGCAGGATTTATTATCATTTATTACTATAAAAGAAGTTGTATTTGGGAGAAAGGACCAAGATGCTGTATTAGAAAAAGCGTTAAAGAAAACAGCGTTAGCAAAGAGAGTGAAGGTAAGTGTAGTAGGAGAGGGTGAGGGATGGAGAGTAAATGAAGCGGAATTTTTTGTATTAGCTCCAAAAGGAAAAGAAAAAGAGGGAAATGATTCCTCGGTTGTAATATGGGCGAAATTAGGAGGGTTAACATGGTTATTCACGGGTGACTTAGAAGAAGAAGGTGAACGGCTTGTAGTATCAACATATCCGGAGCTGAGGGCTAACATTTTGAAGGTTGCGCATCATGGGAGTAAAACGTCATCTACCGACCCTTTTTTGAGCCTTGTACAGCCTAGTATAGCGATTATTTCTGCTGGGGAGCGTAATAGGTATGGGCACCCGCATAAGGAAGTTATAGAGAGTTTTAAGAAGAATGGTATTGAAATATGGCGTACGGATAAGCAAGGTGCTATTTCTTATGTTTTTAAAGGGGAAAAAGGAACCTTTCGCAGTAAAATCACATATGATGAAACACATAATAGATAA
- a CDS encoding ComE operon protein 2 — translation MERISWDQYFMTQSHLLSLRSTCTRLAVGATIVRDKRIIAGGYNGSIKGGVHCIDDGCYVIDNHCVRTIHAEMNALLQCAKFGVKTEESEIYVTHFPCLQCCKAIIQSGITAVYYAQDYKNHPYAIELFEQANVTVKHVPLEYDIASLEEQERHLQLKELFSSFEKDSLSMEELQHVFTKAKMML, via the coding sequence ATGGAACGAATTTCATGGGATCAATATTTTATGACGCAAAGCCATTTATTATCTTTGCGTAGTACATGTACAAGGCTTGCGGTAGGAGCGACAATCGTTCGTGATAAACGAATTATTGCTGGCGGATATAATGGTTCAATTAAAGGTGGTGTGCATTGTATAGACGATGGTTGCTACGTCATTGATAATCATTGTGTTCGTACAATTCATGCTGAAATGAATGCTTTATTGCAATGTGCGAAGTTTGGTGTGAAAACAGAGGAATCGGAAATATACGTTACGCATTTCCCTTGTTTGCAATGTTGCAAGGCGATTATTCAAAGTGGTATTACAGCTGTTTATTATGCACAGGATTATAAAAACCATCCGTATGCCATAGAGTTGTTTGAACAAGCAAATGTGACAGTGAAACACGTTCCGCTAGAATACGATATTGCCTCGCTAGAGGAGCAAGAGCGTCATTTGCAGTTAAAAGAACTATTCTCATCTTTCGAAAAAGATAGTTTGTCAATGGAAGAATTACAGCATGTATTCACTAAAGCAAAAATGATGCTATAA